CTCTTCGTCCGGTCAAGGCGACCCCGACGCCGGATGGCGCGGAGGTCCTTGTGGCCCTCGGGCCGACCGATGATCGAACGGCGGTATTTTTGATGAAGAAGACCGAGACCGCTTGGAAGATCCTCGACTTCAACGGCGTCTGGAAGAAGCGGCAGGCCGAACTGGCCACGATGAACCCGGAGCCGGGTTTGGAACCGGCGCCGTCCGCCACTCCGCCCGCTGTGAATTGACACGCCCGCGCCCGTTCACAAGAATCGCGAGTCCGGCGCACGTCCGGACCGCGTAAGGAAACATCCGGCTTGAACGGTTTTCGCGTCGATACGCACCTGCACACGCGCTTTTCCGAGTGCTCCTCGGTCACGGTCGATTTTCTGATCGAACGGGGGCGGGATCCCGGCATCCACGCGATCTGCTGCACCGATCACCACAGCCTGATGGCGACCCACCAGTTGCGAAGCGTATTGCCGGACCGTCTCGTCATCCCCGCGATCGAGGTCGACACGCGCGAAGGCGACGTGCTCGTGTATTCCGAGGACATGGACTATCTCGAGTCGCTCATCGACTTCGACGGTTCGGTGCGGGACCTGCGCCGCGACGAAACCACGTGCCTGGTCTGGGCGCATCCGTGCGTCAGCCAGCGCGTGTCGCTCGTCGGCGCGGATTTTTCCGATGCCGCGCGAGTGGCCGCCGATCCGAATCTGGTTCGCGTCGCGGATGTCCTTCCGCATGTCGATGGACTCGAAATCTACAACGGCCAGATGCTGTCGCTATATCTCGAGGGTATGTTGCAGCCGGCTTATTTCCGAAATCTGATCTACGTTGCCGAAACTTTCGGGGTCGCGTGCACCGGCGGTTCCGACGCCCACGAAACGGAATCGTGGGGAACGGTTTGGACGAATTTCCCCGAGCGGCTCGGTTCGGTCCGCGACTTCGTGCGCGCGATTCGCGATCGGCGCGTCAATCCCGAATACGACCGCCGCGTTTACCCCACGGACTTGGGATTCGAACGGTGAAAGAACGATCATTTCGGCGCTTCGGTCTGACGGGCGGCATCGCATCCGGGAAGTCCACCGTTGCGCGCTTTTTTCAGGCGCTGGGGGCGGGCATCGTCGATGCCGATCAGGTCGCGCGGGAGGTGGTCGCGCCCGGGTCCGACGGACTACGCGAAATCCGTGACGCGTTCGGCCCCGGCGTTCTGACGGAGCAGGGCGAGCTCGATCGCGACGCGATGCGGGCCGTCGTCTTCGCCGATCCGGTGCAGCGGGTGCGTCTGGAGAGCATCGTGCATCCGTACATCTACATGGGCGTCATGCGCGCGATGGAAGAATTCGAGACTCGCGGCAAGCGCGCGGGCGTCGTCGAGGCGGCGCTCCTGCTCGAAAGCCCCGCGCCGTTCGAACTCGACGCGATCATGGTCGTGGTCTGCGGGCGCGAAACGCAGGCCGATCGGCTGCGGCAGGCGAAAGGTTGGCCGGCGGAAGAGATCGAGGGTGCGTTGGACGCTCAGATGAGCGACGAAGAACGAATGGAACGCGCCGATTACGTGATCCGCAACGACGGATCGCTCGCCGATCTCGAAAACGCGGTCGCGAAACTGTGGCAGGAACTGGTCTCGCCGGATTGGTCGTAACGCACGGCCGAAATCGTCACCGATGAAAACGACGAAGGGCGCCGCGAGGGCGCCCTTCGGGGTCTTCGGAGAAGTCCGTTCAGCCCTGCGGGGCTGCCGGAGCCGCGGGAGCCGCGGGGGCGCCGGAGCCCTCGGCTAGCAGCTTGTCGATGACCTCGGTGAACGTTTCGAGCGGGCGGGCACCGCGGATCTTGCGTCCGTTGATGAAAAAGGTCGGCGTGCCGCGAACCTCGAGATCGTTGGAAACCTTCTCCAGTCGATCGAACTCGGCCTGATGCTTCTCGACGGCCAAGTCGGCCTTGAACTGGTTCATGTCGAGGCCGATCTGCTTCGCCCATTCCAGATACTTCTCGTCGCTCAGATCCTTCTGATTCTGAAACGCGAGATCGTGGAACTCCCAGAACTTGTTCTGCGCCCAAGCGGCATAAGCCGCGGCGTGCGCGCCCGGGGCCTTCTTGTGCATGGGCAGAATCTTGCTGACGAACTGGAATCGGATCTTGCCCGGGTACTTTTCCTCGAGCTGCTTCGTCACGGCGTAGCCGCGCGCGCAGAACGGGCACTGGAACTCGGAGAATTCCACGAGCGTGATCGGCGCATTTTCGGGTCCCTTCGTCGGGACGTTGCCCGGCTCCACCTTCCAGACCTTGTTCGGGTCTTCTTCCTGCGCCGGCGGTTTCTGGCCGCGCATTGCCGCCATCTGCAGTACGCGCATCGGATCCTTGTCGAGCTGCTCAAGCATCGACTTGAACTTCTGCTCGTCCTTGGCTGCCGGACCGAGGGCCTCGACTACCTTCTTCGCCACCACGTCGGTCCCGCGAACCATCCGCGTGGCGATTTCCTTCTCCTGATCGTTCAGCTTGGAAAGACCCTCGGTGACCATCTGGCCGCGGTGGAAGGTCTTGCCGCCGAAATTTCCCACGTCCGTGAAACGTCCCACCGTGAATCCGAAAACGCCGACGGACAGGCACAGCAGAACCACCAATATCGACTTACCCAATTTCGTCTCCTCGTTCTCGCCCTCGCGGCGAATGACGCTCACGCCAAAGTGGCGGAAATGACGGCGTATGATATTCGCGGTCCGGGGCAAGTCAAGTTTGGATCGATGCGTCCGATGGAGAAAATATCGCCGAATTCATGATACCCGCCCGGTTGAGCACGAATCTGCCCGCTTCCACGAGCGTCCCGAGGCCATAACGCACCCCGGCGGCGAAACTGGTCGAGCTGGCGTCGGGACCGTAGCGGACGGGGACGGGAAGCTCGGCGATCTGAAACCCGAAATAGACGGCCTGCATCAGAAACTGCGTGTCGAAGAGGAAGTCGTCGGAATTGCGATGCCAGGGGATCGTTTCGAGCACCCGGCGGTGATAGGCGCGATAACCCGTATGACACTCGCTCAAGTTCGTCCCCATCATCAGGTTTTCGACGATCGTCAGAAACCGGTTGGCGACGTATCTGTAGACCGGCATCCCGCACGCCAGCGCCTCGGCCCGCGTGCGGATGCGCGAGCCGAGCATCACGTCGAAATAGCCGTCGCGGATGAACCGGATGAAGTGCGGCGCGAGACGCGAGTCGTACTGATAGTCGGGGTGGATCATGAGCACGATGTCCGCGCCGCGCGCGAGCGCTTCGCGGTAGCAGGTCTTCTGATTGGCGCCGTAGCCCCGCGTCCGGTCGTGGCGAATGACCGTGAGGCCGAGGCGCGTGGCGATTTCCACGGTGCGATCGGAGCTGGCGTCGTCGACGAGCAGGATCTCGTCCGCGGTGCCGGGTGGGATGTCGGCGACGGTCCGCTCGAGCGTCGACTCGGCGTTGAGCGCGGGCATCACCACCATCGTCCGCGACGTTGCGTGCCCGGTCGAGCGATCCGCGGCCGGTCGAGCCGTCATTTCGGCTTCGCGGCCTTTTTCAGCTTGGGGTATTTTTCCAGCAGACGCTGGACGTTGACGCGCGCGGGCAGGAACGTGGGGTCGATCGCGAGGGCTGCCTGAAACGCGGCATAGGCGAGTTCGGGTCGGTTCTCGCTGCGTTGGAGCAAGCCGAGATTGTTATTGGCGTCGCGGGCGGTCATGGTTGCGGGAGCGAGGCGGATCGCCTGCTCGAACGCCACCACCGCGGCGTCTTCGTTCCCGAGGTTGTCCTCGCAGGTTCCGAGGTTCAGCCACGCGTCCGCGGCCTGGGCTTGGAGTTTCGTCACCACTTCGAACGACGACTTGGCGAGTTCCAGTTCCTCGCGCCCCTTCACGTAGCGCTTGACGTACTTGGTCTCGGGCGAGTCGGTGCCGTCGTTGCGGATTTCGAGCCGGTTTTTCTCGGCGGCGCGAAAAAGATAAATCTTTCCCAGCAGGTAATGGTAGTCGGGATTCTTGGGGTCGAGCGACAGGGCATTGCGCACGCTCTGTTCGGCGTTGCGTGAATCGCCCTTGCGAAACGCCTCGACGGCGACTGCAAAATGGTCGGCGGCGGTCTCCGGCGCGGCGACCTCGGGGGTCGGAGCGGGCGTGGTCCCGTATTTCGACTCGACGCTCGCGGCGCGGGCGATCCCCGCCGAGACGAGCGTGAGCAGGACGATCATGACGATGCGCAAGTGGATGGCTCCTTCCCGCCCGGACGCGGGGCATGATGTCAAATGCGGGATGCGCCGGTCAACCGCGCAACGGAATTCGCGCTTTTTCTCTATCCACATCCGAAATTTGCCGATATACTCCGCGCGGTTCGCGGCACCGGACCGGAGTCTTCCATGCCATCCATCTTTTCCAATGAACCCCTCACGAATTTTGCAACCCCCGAAAATCGCAAGGCTTTTACCGATGCACTGGCGCTGGTCGAGTCACGTCTGGGGACGACCTACCCGTTGGTGATCGGCGGGCGGGAAGTCGCGCCGGGCGCGACATTCGACAGCCTGAATCCCGCGAATCCCGCGCAACGGGTGGCGACATTCGCCAACGCCGGAGCCGCCGAGGCGCGCGCCGCGCTTGATGCAGCGTGGCACGCGTTCCCCGCCTGGGCCGAGTGGCCGGCGAAACGCAAGGCGAAACTGCTGTTCGACGCCGCCGCGCAGATGCGCGCACGCAAGCACGAGTTTTCCGCCGCCATGGTTTTCGAGGTCGGCAAACCGTGGGCTGAGGCCGACGGCGACACCGCCGAGGCGATCGACTTTCTCGAGTTCTACGCGCGTCAGGCCCTCGACCTGCAGGGCGGTCCGAAACCCTGCACCCAAATCCCCGACGAGCTCTCGGAACTCTTTTACATCCCGCTCGGCGCGGGCGTCGTGATCCCGCCGTGGAATTTTCCCGTGGCGATCATGGTCGGCATGACGGGCGCCGCCATCGTCGCCGGCAACACCGTGGTGCTCAAGCCGTCGAGCGATTCACCGCTCGTGGCGCAGATGTTCTTCGATGTTCTGCGCGCGTGCGGCCTGCCCCCGGGCGTCGTGAACTTCCTGCCCGGCGGCGGCGCGACGGCCGGCGAGGAACTCGTGACCCATCCGCGCACGCGGTTCATTTCGTTCACGGGTTCCAAGGAAGTCGGCCTCGGCATCGTCGAGAAA
This DNA window, taken from Deltaproteobacteria bacterium, encodes the following:
- a CDS encoding glycosyltransferase family 2 protein, translated to MPALNAESTLERTVADIPPGTADEILLVDDASSDRTVEIATRLGLTVIRHDRTRGYGANQKTCYREALARGADIVLMIHPDYQYDSRLAPHFIRFIRDGYFDVMLGSRIRTRAEALACGMPVYRYVANRFLTIVENLMMGTNLSECHTGYRAYHRRVLETIPWHRNSDDFLFDTQFLMQAVYFGFQIAELPVPVRYGPDASSTSFAAGVRYGLGTLVEAGRFVLNRAGIMNSAIFSPSDASIQT
- a CDS encoding PHP domain-containing protein, which encodes MNGFRVDTHLHTRFSECSSVTVDFLIERGRDPGIHAICCTDHHSLMATHQLRSVLPDRLVIPAIEVDTREGDVLVYSEDMDYLESLIDFDGSVRDLRRDETTCLVWAHPCVSQRVSLVGADFSDAARVAADPNLVRVADVLPHVDGLEIYNGQMLSLYLEGMLQPAYFRNLIYVAETFGVACTGGSDAHETESWGTVWTNFPERLGSVRDFVRAIRDRRVNPEYDRRVYPTDLGFER
- a CDS encoding thioredoxin domain-containing protein, encoding MGKSILVVLLCLSVGVFGFTVGRFTDVGNFGGKTFHRGQMVTEGLSKLNDQEKEIATRMVRGTDVVAKKVVEALGPAAKDEQKFKSMLEQLDKDPMRVLQMAAMRGQKPPAQEEDPNKVWKVEPGNVPTKGPENAPITLVEFSEFQCPFCARGYAVTKQLEEKYPGKIRFQFVSKILPMHKKAPGAHAAAYAAWAQNKFWEFHDLAFQNQKDLSDEKYLEWAKQIGLDMNQFKADLAVEKHQAEFDRLEKVSNDLEVRGTPTFFINGRKIRGARPLETFTEVIDKLLAEGSGAPAAPAAPAAPQG
- a CDS encoding tetratricopeptide repeat protein, which produces MRIVMIVLLTLVSAGIARAASVESKYGTTPAPTPEVAAPETAADHFAVAVEAFRKGDSRNAEQSVRNALSLDPKNPDYHYLLGKIYLFRAAEKNRLEIRNDGTDSPETKYVKRYVKGREELELAKSSFEVVTKLQAQAADAWLNLGTCEDNLGNEDAAVVAFEQAIRLAPATMTARDANNNLGLLQRSENRPELAYAAFQAALAIDPTFLPARVNVQRLLEKYPKLKKAAKPK
- a CDS encoding dephospho-CoA kinase, which translates into the protein MKERSFRRFGLTGGIASGKSTVARFFQALGAGIVDADQVAREVVAPGSDGLREIRDAFGPGVLTEQGELDRDAMRAVVFADPVQRVRLESIVHPYIYMGVMRAMEEFETRGKRAGVVEAALLLESPAPFELDAIMVVVCGRETQADRLRQAKGWPAEEIEGALDAQMSDEERMERADYVIRNDGSLADLENAVAKLWQELVSPDWS
- a CDS encoding L-glutamate gamma-semialdehyde dehydrogenase, whose amino-acid sequence is MPSIFSNEPLTNFATPENRKAFTDALALVESRLGTTYPLVIGGREVAPGATFDSLNPANPAQRVATFANAGAAEARAALDAAWHAFPAWAEWPAKRKAKLLFDAAAQMRARKHEFSAAMVFEVGKPWAEADGDTAEAIDFLEFYARQALDLQGGPKPCTQIPDELSELFYIPLGAGVVIPPWNFPVAIMVGMTGAAIVAGNTVVLKPSSDSPLVAQMFFDVLRACGLPPGVVNFLPGGGATAGEELVTHPRTRFISFTGSKEVGLGIVEKAGRTAQGQIWIKRVIAEMGGKDTMVIDRGVELDLAAAAVSAAAFGFSGQKCSACSRAIIHPDVYDEFRDKLLARVAAIRVGDPRDPATGMGPVVNRASLDKCLSYVEIGKTEGRLIAGGETPSIDGGYYLTPTVFDDVKPGARLDQEEIFGPILALIRGEGGIEGMIRVANATEFGLTGAIWTNDRMSVEYAKRHFHVGNLYINRKCTGALVDVHPFGGFNMSGTDSKAGGRDYLLLFTQAKSISEKFN